The following DNA comes from bacterium.
TGGAACGGCGTGGTCTCTTTCTGAGGGGTCTCGGCAACTTTACCGAACATCTCGGATGAGGATGCTTGGTAGAACTTGGTCTTGATGCCGGTCTCGCGGATGGCGTCGAGCATGCGAAGTGTGCCGAGGGCGTCGACATCGGCCGTGTATTCAGGAATATCAAATGAGACACGGACGTGGCTCTGCGCGCCGAGGTGGTAGATCTCATCGGGGCGCACTTTCTCGAGGATGCGATTGAGACTGCTGCCATCACCGAGATCGCCGTAGTGGAGAAGGAGTCGGGCGCCGTTCTTGTGCTTGATCGGCAGGTGATGTTCGATGCGTGCGGTATTGAAACTTGAAGAGCGGCGGATGATGCCGTGGACTTCATATCCTTTCTCGAGAAGTAATTCAGTAAGGTATGAACCGTCTTGGCCGGTGATGCCGGTGATGAGTGCTTTTTTCATGGTGGTAGCCAGTGCATGGTAGCTGTGGCGCCCGCATTCCGCAAGGAAAACCTCTTGCATCTCAAGTGGGTGAGGGGCATACTTCCGTATCATGAAGAAAACGAAGACCGTCTCTGAGAAGTGGGTTGCTGTCTCGGGAGGGTTCGATCCTATTCATATCGGGCATGTGCGCATGATGCAGGCGGCCCGCAAGCTGGGGGATAGGCTCCTCGTCATCCTCAATAACGACCACTGGCTGCGCGACAAGAAGGGTTTTGCCTTTATGCCGCAGAAGGAGAAGGTGGAGCTCCTCAAATCATTCCCGTTCGTCGACAAGGTGGTGCTCACCGATCACAAGCCAGGCGACCAAGATCGCAGTGTCTCGCGCACACTCCGCAAGGTGAAGCCGCACATCTTCGCGAACGGCGGCGATCGCGGCAAGGGCAATACGCCGGAGATGGATGTCTGCAAGGATCTCGGTATCACGATGCGTTTCAATGTCGGGAAGGGCGGTAAAGTGCAGTCTTCCTCGTGGATGATCAATGCCTCAAGTCGTGAGGTGCGCCGGAGCGTGCGCCCCTGGGGCGAGTTCTACGGATGGGACAGCGGTCAGGGCTGGTATCTGAAGACGCTCTACGTGAATCCGAATAGCCGCCTCTCGCTCCAGTATCACCATCACCGCTCCGAGCGTTGGGTCTTGGTGCAGGGCGATGCGACCGCGGTCACGATCGAAAAGGGAAAGGAGAAGAAGACCAAACTCAAGGTGGGTGAGACCTTCATCGTGCCGAAAAGAATGCCGCACCGCCTCACTTCCAAGAATGGCGGTACGCTCGTGGAGGTCGCGGTCGGCAATTTTGATGAAAACGACATCGTACGCCTCCAGGACGACCACGGTCGCGTGTAGTACAATCTTCCTATGGCGCTGGAGAAATTCCTTCGCGGCGTAGCTCTGACGGGAGTATTCGCGCTCCCGTTCGTCGTGTTGTACGTCGCGAATTCCATGTTCTTCCCGTTCATTACGGGGAAGAACTTCGCATTCCGCATCATTACCGAGATCGTCTTCGGCGCGTGGCTTGCGCTCGCCTTCATCCGATCCGAATACCGACCGCGTAATTCGTGGCTCCTCTGGGCATTCGCGGCATTCGTCGCAGTAATTGGTATCGCTGATATCTTCGGCGTCTACCCAATGAAGAGTATCTGGAGCAACTACGAGCGCATGGATGGCTGGGTGACCCTGGTGCACCTCTTTGCCTACTTCGTCGCAGCAACCTCGATCCTCAATACGGAGAAACTCTGGCGGGCATGGTGGCACACCTCGCTCGCAGTATCCGTCGTCGTGGCGTTCATCGGTATCTTCCAATTCATGGGTTTTGTCGGCATCAAT
Coding sequences within:
- a CDS encoding adenylyltransferase/cytidyltransferase family protein, with protein sequence MKKTKTVSEKWVAVSGGFDPIHIGHVRMMQAARKLGDRLLVILNNDHWLRDKKGFAFMPQKEKVELLKSFPFVDKVVLTDHKPGDQDRSVSRTLRKVKPHIFANGGDRGKGNTPEMDVCKDLGITMRFNVGKGGKVQSSSWMINASSREVRRSVRPWGEFYGWDSGQGWYLKTLYVNPNSRLSLQYHHHRSERWVLVQGDATAVTIEKGKEKKTKLKVGETFIVPKRMPHRLTSKNGGTLVEVAVGNFDENDIVRLQDDHGRV